DNA sequence from the Leptolyngbya sp. SIO1E4 genome:
CACTCCCCTCTTGAATTTCAGGACGTCCGTAAGGGTTCGTTGAAAACATCCACTCTCCAGGCTCACATGCACCATAGCGAGACAGACTACTGCGCAGTAGGGCATGGGCAACTAAATATTCGTGGCGATGTTGAGGAAAGCGGAAACGGTCATAACGCGATCTCTCCTGCTCATCTAACCAAGCTAAATAGGTACTCATGAGTTCAGGCTGACAGCATCGGTTTGGCTGCGCCATCCACACATGAACGTCACCGACACGCAGTGAGTAAATTTGTGAATCTGCTGAAGCTGTATACTCCACGCTTTCCAAGCCTTCTGAATAACCCAGAATAGGATGGGTTGTTACACCATGATTGGATACTGTCCAATAATATAATAGAGGACTGACGCTACATTATTTTGACAATCTCTCTTCGCATTATGGATTAGCGAACCACTCGCGCTTTCAATGGAGCCGGGTTTCGAGCGATTGAGCACGTCGGTTCTGTCGCAAACATGAAGAGATAATACAGTCGTTTAAGGCATTTGCACTATCGAGATCTATCTCCCAGACTGAATGGATATTAAGTGGTTCAGACATGTGGCTCCTCTGATGGAATAATGAAGAGTGGCTTCAATGCCTTAACCAAAATCATCGTCAGCATAGCGCGTGGTTTAATTGAAGGAATCAGCATTTTACTTGCTATCCTTTCACTTCTTTAAGCGCTTTCCAATTAGCTAGCTTTGAAAAACAACAATGCTTGATTCGTTCCTGAGAACAATTTCTTCGATAAAGAATAAAAGAAGAGATATATTTAACGCTATTTTTTCACCCTTGTTTATATCTGGACTAATTATCCAAATAAATTATCTTGCATCCAGTTCTCCAATTTCCATTGAGCATGTCCCACCCATTTTAGACTCGATGATAAAGTTAAGGCTGGTAGAGGAAGTAAGCCCTGTAGAAGAAACCTTGATAAAGTTAAATAGGCTATCTATGATTGGGTTCTCCTTACTCATAACACTCCTACCGCTAGATTTTATAAGTAGTGCAATTGATTCTAGAGAAGAAAGAAATAGAGGGAAATTGAGTTTTCTAGGTAAAGTCTTAGCAATTTTGTCTCCATGTCTTTTTTCTTGTGTATTAGGATATCTTGTGTCAGCAGCTTTTATTAAACATGTTTCAACTCCAACAGTTTTCCAGTATTTTGTTTATCCTCCTACGATAATAAAATTATTTCTCATTAGCATATCTTTAAGTATGCTTGTGATTCTTATTGGATTAAAGTTGATAAGTAGATCGAGTATTTATATTGGTGTTTTGAGGCTGTTTGTAGTCGTTTTCTGGAATCTTTTTGCATGGCTTTAGAATGGTTTTATTATTTGAAATAAAAATATCAAAATGTACCTCACTCAGCTACAAAAGACTGTGTATTCCTCTCTAAATAGTAGGAAATGGGATGGATATACAAATCAAGATAAATGAACGGTACTGCATAGAAACATATTAGTCATTCTCAAGGGATATAAGCAGTATGCATTTGTGTTAGGACAGTCCAGATCACTAAACTGCCCGCTAATCAAGCCTTTCATGCATCCTTATGCTTTAGCGATCGCCCGCTAAATCTATCCCTTGCCAGTGAGATTATCGAACGCTCAGGGGAAGTTCCCAAGCGGGTTTATCAAATAGAGGGGGCTACCCTCATGAGCGAAGGGGGTTGTACAAACCAGCAACTCCTAACCCTGATCCGTGAGAGCGGCGATCGCCCAACTGAGCTGACCGTCATCATTGCTTTAGCTGATACCTATAGTTCCTTAGGCCAATACCCCCAAGCCATTGACTTACTCGAACAAGCGTTAGAAATTGCCCAATCACCAGCAGCAAGCCAATGCCCTGAATCTTTTGGGTTGGACTCATTTTTTACAAAGTAACTATCGTCGAGCTATTGACTTTGCTGAGCAGGCGATCGCGCTGTATCGCGAAATCTCTGATCGGAGTGGAGAAGCGCGAGCATTGAATCATTTAGGCAGTGCCTATGTTTCTCTAGATCAATACGAGCAGGCGATTGATATCTACCAGCAATCTTTGGCTATCGTCCATGAACTGGGGGATCAGCAGACGGAAGTTTTTGTCTTGGGCAACTTAGGCGAGACCTATCGCAATGCCAGTCAGTATGAGCTGGCTATTGACTTTTATGAACAATCCCTGGCCATCGCCCGTGAGATTAATCACACCTCAGGAGAACTCAACGCCCTGGCCAACTTAGGCAGTACATACCTCAGCATTGGTCAATATCAGCAGGCCATCAATCTTTACGAGCAATCCTTAGCCCTCTCTCGCCAAGTCAGTGCGCGCGCCAAGGAAGGGATCTTGCTGAACAACCTCGGCGTGGTCTACCGTAACCTGGGCGAGCATAGGCGCGCCATTGGCTTTTATGAACAATCTCTCGCCATCGCCCGTGAGGTTGGCAACCGTCAGGGAGAGTCCAATGCCTTGCATAACTTGGGGGGTGCTTACCAATCCCTAGGCCAGAATGAGCGGGCCATTGACTTCTATGAACAAGTCCTCACCATTACTCGTGAAATCGGCGATCGCGCTGGAGAAGGCAACGCATTGGGAAATTTGGGCCTTGCTTACAGTAAACAAGGTCAAGATGAGCGGGCGATTGATTTCTATGAACAACACTTGGGGATTGCTCGTGAAATCGGCGATCGCCCCGGTGAAGGCCGTACTTTAGCGAATTTAGGCAGGCTGCTTGCCGAAAAAGACCAGTCGGAGCTGGCGATAGTTTTCCTCAAAGCGGCTGTTGAGGTGCGTGAGTCTATACGCAGTGATATTCGTGGTCTCGACACTGACCTGCGCCAGTCCTTTACCAACACGATTGCTGATGATTATCGCTTTTTAGCTGACCTCCTCTTGGGACAAGGTCGTATCCCTGAGGCTCAGCAAGTCCTCGATTTACTCAAACTAGAAGAACTCCGCGAATTCACCGACATCACGCGCGCCACCTGGACGGGTAGCAAATTGCAATACACCGACCCCGAACAGGACGTCATCGATGCCCACAGCAGCCTCATTGCTCTCGGGAGCGACGTGATCGTCTGCGAAGAAACCAACTGTGCCGAACTAAACAGTCTCTACGATCGCCTCAGCACCCTAACGGCCCAGTACAACCAGCAAGTCGAACAGTTTCAAGAAACCATCCGCAGGAACCGGAGTGAAGATGAGATCTTTCAAGATCCGGATAGCCTCAGTGGGGAAGCTGAAAAACTCCTGAGTGCCTACGCCCAAAACGGGCAGCAGACAGTCCTGATTTATCCCTTTGTTTTAGAAGACAAACTGTGGATAGTGTGGGCAGCGACAGGCAACGTCATTGGGAGTGTGGAAGTCCCGGTGTCTCAAGGAGAACTGGCAACAACCGTGCAGCGCTTTGGCGAACTCCTCAATTCACCCAATCAACTCGCAGAACTTCAGGTCACCAGTCAACAACTGTATGACTGGATTATTCGCCCCCTGGAAACGGAACTCACTGCCAACAACATTGACCATCTCATCTTCGTCAACGATCGCGTCACCCGCTATATCCCCATGGCTGCTCTCTACGATGGAGAACAGTACCTGCTGGAGCGCTATACCCTTTCCACGGTTCTAGCCCCTGGCCTCACCGATACTGAAGACCGACTGACAAACATTGATGAGTCTGAGGTGCTGGGGCTAGGGCTAACCCAAGCCGTGGCTGATTTCAGTCCGCTGCCCGCTGTTTCCGAAGAACTAGATGCCATTGTCCGCAGTGATGACGCCGATGCCACAGGGGTTTATCCAGGGCAGGTTTTCCTAGATGATGACTTCACCCTGGATACGCTCAAGGAGAATGTGATTAACCACCGAGTATTGCACATGGCCACCCATGCTGCTTTTGTTCCTGGTCAGGCTGAAGAATCATTCATCATGCTGGGGAATGGTGACCCGTTAAAAATTGCTGATATCGAGGCCATGGAACGACGTTTGCGCAATCTGCACATGGTCGTTCTCTCGGCTTGTCAAACAGCTTTGGGCGGTACCGCTGGGGATGGAACCGAGATTGCCGGTATCAGCTCTTACTTTCTTGAGGTCGGTCGTGCCGAAACGGTGATCGCCTCCCTGTGGGTGGTCGCTGATACCAGTACCAGCCTCCTTATGCAGCGTTTTTACGAACTTCTGGCTTCCGGCGAACTTACCAAAGCAGAAGCCCTGCGCCAGGCCCAGCTCAGCCTCCTCTACGATGAAGATACCGAAACTCGCCTTGCCGCCGCCCGCACCGCGATCGCCGTCACAGCCCGTGATGGCCGCCCCCCCACAACAACGGGCTTTAACCATCCCTATCACTGGGCACCCTTCATCCTCATCGGCAACGGGCTATAGACCCGGATCTATCGTTGCAAAAACAATAAATTTCGAGCCCTATGATAGCCACCGTGAAACACTAACCCCTGAGTGAATAAGTTCGTCCCTGCCAGCCATATGGATAAGCACAGTCGCTCAACAGTCGCTCAACCGTTTCTCTTCACTTGCCATGAAACTCAATCACCCCGCTAGTTATTCTCTATTGATTGCTCTCAGCGCAGCGTCTGCGCTGCTGACCACCTCTGCATTGACGGCCCGGGCCCACACCCCGATCGCCACTCTGCTGAGCCAGGTACAGCAAACCGCTGCTGAAAAAATTATTGCCTTTGGCCTCACCCCCAACCCAGAACCCTACATCCCCGAAGGGCTGAGTCAGTCTCGCAACCCTAATAACGATAGCCGCGGCACCATTGGCCTCGGCGACGATCGCATTCCCATGACCAGTCAAAACTATCCCTGGTCTGCGATCGGGCGGCTGCAGAACCCCGTGGATGACACCCGCATTGCTATCTGCACGGGCAGCTTGGTCACCCCTGATGTGGTGCTCACCAATGCCCACTGCGTCATCGATCCAGAAACCAACCAGGTGAAACCTGACATCACCTTTAAACCCAACCTGATCAATGGTCGGGTAGAGGATGAAGCCGATGTTGCTACCGTCGTCGATGTCATTTATGGCACCGACTTCAGCGATAGCAACGCGGTTCCCCATCCTAATGATTGGGCCTTTGCCCAGCTAGATCGCCCCCTGGGCAACAAATATGGCACCCTATCGTGGACGCAGCTGACCCTATCAGAGCTGCTAAATACCTATGAGGGTCAGCTGATTCTAGCGGGGTATTCCGGCGACTTTCCCGAAAACCTGCCCGGACGCACCGCTGGCGTTCACGATGGCTGCAGCATCCTCGGAGAAGCCGAAGGCAATGTGTTGCACGACTGCGATACCTTTGGCGGCTCTTCTGGAGGGCCAATTTTAGCCTTCATCAACGATGAATTTCGCATTGTGGCCCTCAATTCTGCCGAGCGTTTTGAAGAAGGCACGCTGCTCAGCACAGGGGAAACGATTCGCGCTGGCATCATCAACTACGGCGTCAAAATCGACCCCATCATCGATTTTCTCAATCAGGCAAACAACTGAGCATCGAGAGCTTCCAGCTATTGTCGTTGCAATTCCGTGAGTCATGCCCCAGAAGAGGTGGCTGCCATTGCCCCCCTTCTGCCCAACGCCACCATCCTTACCGAAGCCAACGCCACCGAAAGCCAGCCCAAGCAGGCCCAAAGCCCTCGCATTCTCCACATTGCCACCCATGGCGTCTTCCTTGAAGACGCCCCTCGCCCTGAGCCTGAGGACACCCGCAGCCTCACCTTCGCCAGCACCGACGGCCTCCGTGCCTTTCCCCGCATCAGCGCCCCGGTGGAAAATCCCCTGCTTATGCAGCAAGGGTTTGATTTCTGCCTTCTGCCTTCTACTTTTTGCCTTTTGCTATATAGCAATGATTTCAGCCCAAAAAAACACTCTCAGAAAGAGCTCTTTCTGAGAGCTGTTGACTGTGAAAGGATACGATTGATTTTCGGAGGAAAGACGTTAAACGGTTGCGAGGGTCTTCTCCATGTCGCTGGAGTACTCACCCAGGCTAGCGGCACTATTGCACTGAGCCCGCTTGAGCAAACGAGTCTGTGCTTCCGATATTCGGCTGGCATCTCCCGACCAGTAGTCAAGTGCCGGTTGCTGAATAGCCCGAGCGTAGGAGAAGGTGACGGGCCAAGGGCACTGAGACCCGAAAATCGCATTCATCGCGTTAAGATGTGCCGAGGATTGTTCCATAGACTGCCCACCGGAGAGGAATGCAATGCCCGCAACGCTTGCGGGAACATTTTTCAATAGACAGCTGATGGTTGCTTCTGCCACCGCTTCAACACTGGCCTGCTGAGGACATGCCTTGCCCGGAATCACCATACTGGGTTTCAAAATCATCTGATCAAAGGCAACATTCTGTGTGTGTAACTGGTTAAACACCTCATGGAGTGTTGCATCGGTGACATGCCAACAGTGATCTAAGGTATGTTCACCATCAATCAAGACCTCTGGCTCTACAATC
Encoded proteins:
- a CDS encoding tetratricopeptide repeat protein translates to MSEGGCTNQQLLTLIRESGDRPTELTVIIALADTYSSLGQYPQAIDLLEQALEIAQSPAASQCPESFGLDSFFTK
- a CDS encoding tetratricopeptide repeat protein, whose amino-acid sequence is MPNHQQQANALNLLGWTHFLQSNYRRAIDFAEQAIALYREISDRSGEARALNHLGSAYVSLDQYEQAIDIYQQSLAIVHELGDQQTEVFVLGNLGETYRNASQYELAIDFYEQSLAIAREINHTSGELNALANLGSTYLSIGQYQQAINLYEQSLALSRQVSARAKEGILLNNLGVVYRNLGEHRRAIGFYEQSLAIAREVGNRQGESNALHNLGGAYQSLGQNERAIDFYEQVLTITREIGDRAGEGNALGNLGLAYSKQGQDERAIDFYEQHLGIAREIGDRPGEGRTLANLGRLLAEKDQSELAIVFLKAAVEVRESIRSDIRGLDTDLRQSFTNTIADDYRFLADLLLGQGRIPEAQQVLDLLKLEELREFTDITRATWTGSKLQYTDPEQDVIDAHSSLIALGSDVIVCEETNCAELNSLYDRLSTLTAQYNQQVEQFQETIRRNRSEDEIFQDPDSLSGEAEKLLSAYAQNGQQTVLIYPFVLEDKLWIVWAATGNVIGSVEVPVSQGELATTVQRFGELLNSPNQLAELQVTSQQLYDWIIRPLETELTANNIDHLIFVNDRVTRYIPMAALYDGEQYLLERYTLSTVLAPGLTDTEDRLTNIDESEVLGLGLTQAVADFSPLPAVSEELDAIVRSDDADATGVYPGQVFLDDDFTLDTLKENVINHRVLHMATHAAFVPGQAEESFIMLGNGDPLKIADIEAMERRLRNLHMVVLSACQTALGGTAGDGTEIAGISSYFLEVGRAETVIASLWVVADTSTSLLMQRFYELLASGELTKAEALRQAQLSLLYDEDTETRLAAARTAIAVTARDGRPPTTTGFNHPYHWAPFILIGNGL
- a CDS encoding trypsin-like peptidase domain-containing protein; translated protein: MKLNHPASYSLLIALSAASALLTTSALTARAHTPIATLLSQVQQTAAEKIIAFGLTPNPEPYIPEGLSQSRNPNNDSRGTIGLGDDRIPMTSQNYPWSAIGRLQNPVDDTRIAICTGSLVTPDVVLTNAHCVIDPETNQVKPDITFKPNLINGRVEDEADVATVVDVIYGTDFSDSNAVPHPNDWAFAQLDRPLGNKYGTLSWTQLTLSELLNTYEGQLILAGYSGDFPENLPGRTAGVHDGCSILGEAEGNVLHDCDTFGGSSGGPILAFINDEFRIVALNSAERFEEGTLLSTGETIRAGIINYGVKIDPIIDFLNQANN